In the Astatotilapia calliptera chromosome 5, fAstCal1.2, whole genome shotgun sequence genome, one interval contains:
- the arhgap46a gene encoding rho GTPase-activating protein 39 isoform X2 yields MAGTSCDWVEILEPRSGERMYVNLTTGECGWDPPPGVSVRQADGNQWWELFDPHSGRFYYYNSAGRRTVWHRPQGADIVPLSQLQAMKRCSEARQPGAGVDRHHHGTSGSVSSVGSQGRCTPLPERDRDSPLPRALESNDETANPELDLAADSRSQGDGSSTEHSTDGGKDPQRDTSQRWQPAPGSKAAMLVKVNSMSRTQPNPAIQQNLQQNKANTFTLHTSCNKAQGGQFSSAQGYKTAPSGKMTGDTRQAHHLRKASNGSFCLVTSDSSHPSPLLHRSQTSTPRPVSPHYGCTAPIYDEPVSECPIYDEPPTDMEVEGAHLYNGQLLSRLTPTHSLQKPRLLQQPASSHPGSRHKRNPSASDYSPAGLECIKHMVNVDPKQGLLSSSPVPTRSPSPTSRQDPVLTQPQPYPHPHTHSLQQGRGQLRDREPGTPGPSSLDKKQSWRVLEATVQRAMEARHSRQSSQASQDFPSSTPQATANYQDSGYSTGPSPSLRRKSRRRVGAGGGAGGRPGSVGSSGELCALNERLMAEMREVVSRSNTMREVRAGLDPEMGERVVVARTRSPADSLRWYGGGGGRGSAGRCASREDLTGGPRTMKGASTCDNPALTPLEMPGRQKRTYEKVDTLELSVNSQASLSSPETPGPPSQASTLELQAQLESRKKGMVDGRTASLGPHRPTNHDNAEGGDGAGGRVGGSAYQLSYATLRQPPPPDIGMEDWASKHLNMHTQGLFRRRVSIANMLSWNRGSIKKPMLITSNRAVRKEACEMFKLVQAYMGDRPSRLDRRHCALLIITKCWDMPGLRDELYVQLVRQTTGNSSPRSLAAGWELMAVSLAFFAPSPKFRCYLEGYIQRHTEPTSDKKLTQFILEQQELKLKKNSKSRKKRKQNSEEEEGLPISTYAKFCHRKLQKVAITGGKKGLRKPTLEEIDHSRRAIVTPSLFGSSLEEVMERQSELFPDRKLPWVQVQLSQYVLALGGAQTEGIFRVPGDIDEVNALKLQVDQWRIPENLSDPNVPASLMKLWYRELEEPLIPMNFYKQCVTNCDDPVAAIAVVQSLPELNRLVLCYFIHFLQVFAQPSNVAITKMDVNNLAMVMAPNCLRCQSDDPRIIFENTRKEMSFLRMLIVHLDTSFIEGVV; encoded by the exons ATGGCCGGGACAAG ctgtGATTGGGTGGAGATCTTGGAGCCACGCTCCGGTGAGCGCATGTATGTGAATTTAACCACTGGCGAATGCGGCTGGGATCCTCCGCCTGGTGTTTCTGTCCGCCAGGCAGACGGCAACCAGTGGTGGGAGTTGTTTGACCCCCACAGTGGCCGCTTCTACTACTACAACTCCGCAGGACGCCGCACAGTCTGGCATCGACCCCAGGGAGCTGATATAGTGCCCCTCTCCCAGCTGCAGGCCATGAAACGATGCAGCGAGGCCAGGCAGCCTGGAGCGGGTGTGGATAGGCACCACCATGGGACCTCAGGGAGTGTCAGCAGCGTAGGGAGCCAGGGGCGTTGCACCCCTCTACCTGAGCGGGACAGGGACAGCCCTCTCCCTCGAGCCTTGGAGTCCAACGACGAAACTGCCAACCCTGAGCTGGACCTGGCAGCAGACAGCAGATCTCAGGGAGATGGTAGCAGCACCGAACACAGCACAGATGGTGGTAAAGACCCGCAGAG GGATACTTCTCAAAGATGGCAGCCAGCACCTGGTTCTAAGGCAGCCATGTTGGTGAAGGTGAACAGCATGAGCCGCACCCAGCCCAACCCAGCAATCCAGCAAAACCTCCAGCAAAATAAAGCCaataccttcaccctccacaccTCCTGCAACAAGGCCCAAGGGGGACAGTTCAGCTCTGCACAGGGATATAAAACAGCCCCTTCCGGCAAAATGACAGGTGACACACGTCAGGCCCATCACCTGAGAAAAGCCAGCAACGGCAGCTTTTGTTTGGTGACGTCAGACAGTAGCCATCCCAGTCCACTCCTTCACAGGTCACAGACGAGCACACCACGCCCCGTCTCTCCCCATTATGGCTGCACTGCTCCAATCTATGATGAGCCAGTTTCGGAGTGCCCTATATATGATGAACCCCCCACAGACATGGAGGTGGAGGGGGCACACTTGTACAATGGACAACTTCTGTCTCGTTTGACACCTACCCATAGTCTCCAGAAACCCAGACTCCTCCAGCAACCTGCTTCATCTCATCCAGGGTCCAGACACAAGAGAAATCCTTCTGCTTCCGACTACAGCCCAGCTGGCCTGGAGTGTATCAAGCACATGGTCAACGTGGACCCCAAACAGGGGCTTCTATCCAGCTCTCCTGTGCCCACGCGTTCCCCTTCACCTACCTCCAGGCAAGACCCTGTATTGACGCAGCCTCAACCGTATCCACATCCCCACACTCACTCTTTACAGCAGGGTCGAGGTCAGTTAAGGGACAGGGAACCAGGAACGCCAGGCCCAAGTTCACTGGACAAGAAACAAAGCTGGCGGGTCCTGGAGGCCACTGTGCAGCGCGCCATGGAGGCTCGGCACAGCAGGCAGAGCAGCCAGGCCTCTCAGGACTTCCCCTCCTCGACCCCGCAGGCCACAGCAAACTATCAAGACTCTGGTTACTCCACTGGCCCCTCCCCGAGTCTCAGGCGAAAGAGCAGGAGAAGGGTGGGAGCCGGTGGTGGTGCAGGAGGTAGGCCAGGGTCAGTAGGCAGCAGTGGGGAGCTGTGCGCCCTCAATGAGAGGTTGATGGCCGAAATGAGGGAGGTGGTAAGTCGCTCCAACACAATGAGAGAGGTGAGAGCAGGGCTGGATCCAGAGATGGGGGAGAGGGTTGTTGTAGCTCGGACACGCTCCCCCGCAGACTCACTTAGGTGGTacggaggaggagggggacgGGGGTCGGCAGGAAGGTGCGCATCTCGAGAGGACCTCACTGGAGGCCCCCGGACAATGAAAGGGGCAAGTACCTGTGACAACCCAGCCCTGACTCCTCTGGAAATGCCAGGGAGGCAGAAAAGAACTTATGAAAAGGTGGATACCTTGGAGTTGAGTGTCAATAGCCAGGCCAGCCTGTCGTCACCAGAGACCCCAGGACCACCCTCCCAG GCCAGCACCCTAGAGCTGCAGGCTCAGTTGGAGAGCAGAAAGAAAGGCATGGTGGATGGACGGACTGCTTCCCTGGGCCCCCACCGCCCCACCAACCACGACAACGCAGAAGGAGGTGATGGTGCGGGTGGAAGAGTAGGAGGGTCTGCCTACCAACTCTCCTACGCCACCCTGCGGCAGCCCCCACCTCCTGACATTGGCATGGAGGACTGGGCCAGCAAGCATctcaacatgcacacacagggaCTCTTCCGGCGCCGGGTCTCCATCGCCAACATGCTGTCTTGGAACCGCGGGTCCATCAAAAAGCCCATGCTCATCACCAGCAATCGCGCTGTCAGGAAGGAGGCCTGCGAGATGTTCAAGCTCGTCCAAGCTTACATGGGAGACAGGCCCTCACGTCTCGACCGCCGTCACTGCGCCCTGCTTATCATTACCAAGTGCTGGGACATGCCGGGGCTGCGGGACGAACTGTACGTGCAGTTGGTGAGGCAAACCACAGGCAACTCCAGCCCCAGAAGTTTGGCAGCAGGCTGGGAGCTGATGGCCGTCAGCTTGGCCTTCTTTGCCCCCTCCCCAAAGTTCCGCTGTTACCTGGAAGGCTACATACAGAGACACACGGAGCCAACCAGCGACAAGAAAT TGACCCAATTCATACTGGAACAACAGGAACTAAAGCTTAAGAAGAATTCAAAGTCCAGAAAGAAGCGAAAACAGAAttcagaggaggaagaag GCCTCCCCATCAGCACCTATGCCAAGTTCTGCCACCGGAAGCTGCAGAAGGTTGCAATCACCGGTGGCAAAAAG GGTCTACGTAAGCCCACTTTGGAGGAGATCGACCACAGCAGACGGGCTATTGTCACTCCCTCCCTTTTCGGCAGTTCTCTGGAGGAGGTGATGGAGCGGCAGAGTGAACTCTTCCCAGACAGGAAACTGCCCTGGGTGCAGGTTCAGCTTTCCCAGTACGTTCTCGCTCTGGGCGGAGCTCAGACAGAGGGCATCTTCAG GGTTCCTGGAGATATTGATGAAGTAAATGCACTGAAGCTCCAAGTAGACCAGTGGAGGATTCCAGAGAACCTCTCTGACCCCAATGTTCCTG CCTCTCTGATGAAGCTATGGTATCGGGAGCTGGAAGAACCCCTCATCCCCATGAACTTCTACAAGCAGTGCGTCACTAACTGCGATGACCCAGTGGCGGCCATTGCCGTGGTGCAATCTCTGCCTGAGCTCAACCGGCTCGTTCTCTGCTACTTCATCCACTTCCTGCAG GTATTCGCTCAGCCATCCAATGTCGCAATTACCAAGATGGATGTGAACAACCTGGCCATGGTGATGGCTCCCAACTGCCTCCGATGCCAGTCCGACGACCCACGGATCATCTTCGAGAACACCCGCAAGGAGATGTCCTTCCTGAGAATGCTCATCGTTCACCTGGACACCAGTTTCATTGAAGGGGTGGTGTAG
- the arhgap46a gene encoding rho GTPase-activating protein 39 isoform X1 — translation MAGTSCDWVEILEPRSGERMYVNLTTGECGWDPPPGVSVRQADGNQWWELFDPHSGRFYYYNSAGRRTVWHRPQGADIVPLSQLQAMKRCSEARQPGAGVDRHHHGTSGSVSSVGSQGRCTPLPERDRDSPLPRALESNDETANPELDLAADSRSQGDGSSTEHSTDGGKDPQRDTSQRWQPAPGSKAAMLVKVNSMSRTQPNPAIQQNLQQNKANTFTLHTSCNKAQGGQFSSAQGYKTAPSGKMTGDTRQAHHLRKASNGSFCLVTSDSSHPSPLLHRSQTSTPRPVSPHYGCTAPIYDEPVSECPIYDEPPTDMEVEGAHLYNGQLLSRLTPTHSLQKPRLLQQPASSHPGSRHKRNPSASDYSPAGLECIKHMVNVDPKQGLLSSSPVPTRSPSPTSRQDPVLTQPQPYPHPHTHSLQQGRGQLRDREPGTPGPSSLDKKQSWRVLEATVQRAMEARHSRQSSQASQDFPSSTPQATANYQDSGYSTGPSPSLRRKSRRRVGAGGGAGGRPGSVGSSGELCALNERLMAEMREVVSRSNTMREVRAGLDPEMGERVVVARTRSPADSLRWYGGGGGRGSAGRCASREDLTGGPRTMKGASTCDNPALTPLEMPGRQKRTYEKVDTLELSVNSQASLSSPETPGPPSQASTLELQAQLESRKKGMVDGRTASLGPHRPTNHDNAEGGDGAGGRVGGSAYQLSYATLRQPPPPDIGMEDWASKHLNMHTQGLFRRRVSIANMLSWNRGSIKKPMLITSNRAVRKEACEMFKLVQAYMGDRPSRLDRRHCALLIITKCWDMPGLRDELYVQLVRQTTGNSSPRSLAAGWELMAVSLAFFAPSPKFRCYLEGYIQRHTEPTSDKKCESQTEQQVTQFILEQQELKLKKNSKSRKKRKQNSEEEEGLPISTYAKFCHRKLQKVAITGGKKGLRKPTLEEIDHSRRAIVTPSLFGSSLEEVMERQSELFPDRKLPWVQVQLSQYVLALGGAQTEGIFRVPGDIDEVNALKLQVDQWRIPENLSDPNVPASLMKLWYRELEEPLIPMNFYKQCVTNCDDPVAAIAVVQSLPELNRLVLCYFIHFLQVFAQPSNVAITKMDVNNLAMVMAPNCLRCQSDDPRIIFENTRKEMSFLRMLIVHLDTSFIEGVV, via the exons ATGGCCGGGACAAG ctgtGATTGGGTGGAGATCTTGGAGCCACGCTCCGGTGAGCGCATGTATGTGAATTTAACCACTGGCGAATGCGGCTGGGATCCTCCGCCTGGTGTTTCTGTCCGCCAGGCAGACGGCAACCAGTGGTGGGAGTTGTTTGACCCCCACAGTGGCCGCTTCTACTACTACAACTCCGCAGGACGCCGCACAGTCTGGCATCGACCCCAGGGAGCTGATATAGTGCCCCTCTCCCAGCTGCAGGCCATGAAACGATGCAGCGAGGCCAGGCAGCCTGGAGCGGGTGTGGATAGGCACCACCATGGGACCTCAGGGAGTGTCAGCAGCGTAGGGAGCCAGGGGCGTTGCACCCCTCTACCTGAGCGGGACAGGGACAGCCCTCTCCCTCGAGCCTTGGAGTCCAACGACGAAACTGCCAACCCTGAGCTGGACCTGGCAGCAGACAGCAGATCTCAGGGAGATGGTAGCAGCACCGAACACAGCACAGATGGTGGTAAAGACCCGCAGAG GGATACTTCTCAAAGATGGCAGCCAGCACCTGGTTCTAAGGCAGCCATGTTGGTGAAGGTGAACAGCATGAGCCGCACCCAGCCCAACCCAGCAATCCAGCAAAACCTCCAGCAAAATAAAGCCaataccttcaccctccacaccTCCTGCAACAAGGCCCAAGGGGGACAGTTCAGCTCTGCACAGGGATATAAAACAGCCCCTTCCGGCAAAATGACAGGTGACACACGTCAGGCCCATCACCTGAGAAAAGCCAGCAACGGCAGCTTTTGTTTGGTGACGTCAGACAGTAGCCATCCCAGTCCACTCCTTCACAGGTCACAGACGAGCACACCACGCCCCGTCTCTCCCCATTATGGCTGCACTGCTCCAATCTATGATGAGCCAGTTTCGGAGTGCCCTATATATGATGAACCCCCCACAGACATGGAGGTGGAGGGGGCACACTTGTACAATGGACAACTTCTGTCTCGTTTGACACCTACCCATAGTCTCCAGAAACCCAGACTCCTCCAGCAACCTGCTTCATCTCATCCAGGGTCCAGACACAAGAGAAATCCTTCTGCTTCCGACTACAGCCCAGCTGGCCTGGAGTGTATCAAGCACATGGTCAACGTGGACCCCAAACAGGGGCTTCTATCCAGCTCTCCTGTGCCCACGCGTTCCCCTTCACCTACCTCCAGGCAAGACCCTGTATTGACGCAGCCTCAACCGTATCCACATCCCCACACTCACTCTTTACAGCAGGGTCGAGGTCAGTTAAGGGACAGGGAACCAGGAACGCCAGGCCCAAGTTCACTGGACAAGAAACAAAGCTGGCGGGTCCTGGAGGCCACTGTGCAGCGCGCCATGGAGGCTCGGCACAGCAGGCAGAGCAGCCAGGCCTCTCAGGACTTCCCCTCCTCGACCCCGCAGGCCACAGCAAACTATCAAGACTCTGGTTACTCCACTGGCCCCTCCCCGAGTCTCAGGCGAAAGAGCAGGAGAAGGGTGGGAGCCGGTGGTGGTGCAGGAGGTAGGCCAGGGTCAGTAGGCAGCAGTGGGGAGCTGTGCGCCCTCAATGAGAGGTTGATGGCCGAAATGAGGGAGGTGGTAAGTCGCTCCAACACAATGAGAGAGGTGAGAGCAGGGCTGGATCCAGAGATGGGGGAGAGGGTTGTTGTAGCTCGGACACGCTCCCCCGCAGACTCACTTAGGTGGTacggaggaggagggggacgGGGGTCGGCAGGAAGGTGCGCATCTCGAGAGGACCTCACTGGAGGCCCCCGGACAATGAAAGGGGCAAGTACCTGTGACAACCCAGCCCTGACTCCTCTGGAAATGCCAGGGAGGCAGAAAAGAACTTATGAAAAGGTGGATACCTTGGAGTTGAGTGTCAATAGCCAGGCCAGCCTGTCGTCACCAGAGACCCCAGGACCACCCTCCCAG GCCAGCACCCTAGAGCTGCAGGCTCAGTTGGAGAGCAGAAAGAAAGGCATGGTGGATGGACGGACTGCTTCCCTGGGCCCCCACCGCCCCACCAACCACGACAACGCAGAAGGAGGTGATGGTGCGGGTGGAAGAGTAGGAGGGTCTGCCTACCAACTCTCCTACGCCACCCTGCGGCAGCCCCCACCTCCTGACATTGGCATGGAGGACTGGGCCAGCAAGCATctcaacatgcacacacagggaCTCTTCCGGCGCCGGGTCTCCATCGCCAACATGCTGTCTTGGAACCGCGGGTCCATCAAAAAGCCCATGCTCATCACCAGCAATCGCGCTGTCAGGAAGGAGGCCTGCGAGATGTTCAAGCTCGTCCAAGCTTACATGGGAGACAGGCCCTCACGTCTCGACCGCCGTCACTGCGCCCTGCTTATCATTACCAAGTGCTGGGACATGCCGGGGCTGCGGGACGAACTGTACGTGCAGTTGGTGAGGCAAACCACAGGCAACTCCAGCCCCAGAAGTTTGGCAGCAGGCTGGGAGCTGATGGCCGTCAGCTTGGCCTTCTTTGCCCCCTCCCCAAAGTTCCGCTGTTACCTGGAAGGCTACATACAGAGACACACGGAGCCAACCAGCGACAAGAAATGTGAGTCTCAGACTGAGCAGCAGG TGACCCAATTCATACTGGAACAACAGGAACTAAAGCTTAAGAAGAATTCAAAGTCCAGAAAGAAGCGAAAACAGAAttcagaggaggaagaag GCCTCCCCATCAGCACCTATGCCAAGTTCTGCCACCGGAAGCTGCAGAAGGTTGCAATCACCGGTGGCAAAAAG GGTCTACGTAAGCCCACTTTGGAGGAGATCGACCACAGCAGACGGGCTATTGTCACTCCCTCCCTTTTCGGCAGTTCTCTGGAGGAGGTGATGGAGCGGCAGAGTGAACTCTTCCCAGACAGGAAACTGCCCTGGGTGCAGGTTCAGCTTTCCCAGTACGTTCTCGCTCTGGGCGGAGCTCAGACAGAGGGCATCTTCAG GGTTCCTGGAGATATTGATGAAGTAAATGCACTGAAGCTCCAAGTAGACCAGTGGAGGATTCCAGAGAACCTCTCTGACCCCAATGTTCCTG CCTCTCTGATGAAGCTATGGTATCGGGAGCTGGAAGAACCCCTCATCCCCATGAACTTCTACAAGCAGTGCGTCACTAACTGCGATGACCCAGTGGCGGCCATTGCCGTGGTGCAATCTCTGCCTGAGCTCAACCGGCTCGTTCTCTGCTACTTCATCCACTTCCTGCAG GTATTCGCTCAGCCATCCAATGTCGCAATTACCAAGATGGATGTGAACAACCTGGCCATGGTGATGGCTCCCAACTGCCTCCGATGCCAGTCCGACGACCCACGGATCATCTTCGAGAACACCCGCAAGGAGATGTCCTTCCTGAGAATGCTCATCGTTCACCTGGACACCAGTTTCATTGAAGGGGTGGTGTAG